One window from the genome of Yarrowia lipolytica chromosome 1B, complete sequence encodes:
- a CDS encoding uncharacterized protein (Compare to YALI0B08096g, weakly similar to uniprot|Q07895 Saccharomyces cerevisiae YLR001c, similar to Saccharomyces cerevisiae YLR001C; ancestral locus Anc_5.219) — MLLISSPLSMLLPLLSLLTLALGQIPPESRTIVDVLAETGQFSILLRHLQRHQLIPFLNTQRNITLVAPDNGAFAQFGGQVTRELLLYHILNGSATFENSTDGSHVYLTALDHVPVDVVVSHKKETMAVNGVAVVETDLLAGRQRGIVQVLDSVLELPSTWQKEIGKIPRLSHFAKLANKARLGDLSNMTLLAPSNAAMRMFTPLMDAYLTCTDGRKDLEHIVNHFIVDELVYGSRDGKPIPLPSREYTARDGTVYSFSDLLTVNSTWAPLQSNIPCQNGLIHVYDSLLSRDELLVFTPRMALQGLGLDRFVALLRLAGLGELIEGKGGEQTVFAPMEKPSAMGESREFPRDSDSRSRSRDLSYLLSHHQASLSRDEQTALVPSLLASLESDLRPSSSGLYSEGGAYHFTQSELILSRDLFKHKAHLLVDTKMKSKKIGYRSQRIKLSYDEVADEYVINDRRIVSSPKYDTNLFVVGNSSIYLIDEEMEPPSGLASSVAPIFHTSRSLFYLNELGRLKLPLNYAGWTVILPTTTAWDDLGITTEYLSSNKTALTLLFDSLIFHNPFYSDSPQTKLPTYDKSQNVSLSWVHDGKNDFVSVGGDLYRVNTLEYDVLFNSGVVHTVENVFIPSALDVTVSNLIETTNSDFLELLQVSNLSYTLDPALGYSFLVPSEDSMAAENISVHSPDLSDYMKLHVIQNNTLSSGGSASTLKNGVSLVAKKFSEKLLMVSIFQGIDREARILNRGIASNNATVFAIDRPLSPSWIIPDNPWFPSHDHLRTPVAIFIGIIIGLVAFFAILSCLLWVFLGKSREPDEERAASTPVVVTKPKPKSRTDVLRQEAGVNTPLLAGGSGKTYATAPMSVNQPRKNGRGLKIGPQH, encoded by the coding sequence GACAATGGCGCCTTTGCCCAGTTTGGTGGCCAGGTCACAcgcgagctgctgctctaCCACATTTTGAACGGCTCCGCCACGTTCGAAAACTCCACTGACGGCTCCCACGTCTACCTCACTGCCCTGGACCACGTGCCCGTAGACGTAGTCGTCTCccacaagaaggagaccatGGCCGTCAACGGCGTCGCCGTCGTTGAAACGGATCTCCTCGCAGGGCGCCAGCGTGGCATAGTCCAGGTGCTCGATAGCGTGCTGGAGCTGCCCTCCACTTGgcagaaggagattggcAAAATCCCCCGACTGTCGCACTTTGCCAAGCTCGCCAACAAGGCCCGACTCGGCGATCTCAGCAACATGACATTGTTAGCGCCATCAAATGCCGCCATGCGCATGTTTACGCCGCTCATGGACGCGTATCTCACGTGCACCGACGGTAGAAAGGACCTCGAGCATATCGTGAACCACTTTATCGTCGACGAGCTCGTCTacgggtcacgtgatggcaAACCCATCCCACTCCCGAGCCGCGAGTACACCGCACGTGACGGCACGGTGTACTCGTTTTCTGATCTGCTCACCGTCAACAGCACATGGGCGCCGCTTCAAAGCAATATTCCGTGCCAGAACGGTCTCATCCATGTTTACGACAGCTTGCTGTCACgcgacgagctgctggtgttcACACCCCGCATGGCGCTCCAGGGGCTGGGGCTGGACCGGTTTGTGGCGTTGTTACGGCTGGCAGGGCTGGGGGAGTTGATAGAGGGCAAGGGGGGCGAGCAGACGGTGTTTGCTCCGATGGAGAAGCCGAGCGCGATGGgtgaatcacgtgagttcCCCCGTGACTCCGACTCCCGGTCCCGGTCACGCGATCTCTCCTACCTCCTCTCTCACCACCAAGCATCCCTCTCCCGCGACGAACAAACCGCCTTGGTGCCCTCCCTTCTCGCCTCCCTCGAATCTGATCTGCGACCCTCGTCCAGCGGACTCTACTCCGAAGGTGGCGCCTACCACTTTACCCAGTCGGAACTCATCctctcacgtgatctgtTTAAGCACAAGGCACATCTTCTGGTTGACACGAAAATgaagtccaagaagattggCTACCGGTCGCAGCGGATCAAGCTGTCGTACGACGAGGTTGCCGACGAGTATGTCATCAACGATCGGCGGATCGTATCATCGCCAAAGTACGACACTAATCTCTTTGTCGTCGGCAACTCGTCCATCTACCTGattgacgaggagatggaacCTCCCAGCGGGTTGGCATCGTCGGTGGCGCCCATTTTCCACACTTCGCGGTCGCTCTTTTATCTGAACGAGCTTGGGCGGTTGAAGTTGCCGCTCAACTACGCCGGCTGGACAGTGATTCTGCCAACAACCACGGCGTGGGACGATCTGGGCATCACGACGGAGTATCTGTCCAGCAACAAGACGGCCCTGACGCTGCTTTTTGACTCGCTGATTTTCCACAACCCGTTTTATTCCGATTCGCCCCAGACCAAGCTCCCGACTTACGACAAGTCACAGAATGTGTCCTTGTCGTGGGTCCATGACGGCAAGAACGATTTTGTGTCCGTCGGCGGCGATCTCTACCGCGTCAACACCCTCGAGTACGACGTTCTGTTCAATTCTGGCGTCGTGCACACAGTCGAGAATGTCTTTATCCCCTCGGCGTTGGACGTGACCGTTTCGAATCTCATTGAGACCACCAACTCGGACTTTTTGGAGCTCCTGCAAGTCTCCAACCTGTCCTACACCCTGGATCCCGCCTTGGGGTACTCGTTTTTGGTTCCGTCAGAGGACTCCATGGCTGCCGAGAACATTTCTGTCCACTCTCCGGACTTGAGCGACTACATGAAACTGCACGTGATCCAGAACAACACACTGTCATCAGGAGGCAGTGCCTCGACGCTCAAGAATGGCGTTTCTCTGGTCGCGAAAAAATTTtccgagaagctgctcaTGGTGTCGATTTTCCAGGGCATTGACCGAGAGGCCCGAATCCTGAACCGCGGCATTGCGTCTAACAATGCCACTGTCTTCGCCATCGACCGGCCGCTATCGCCGTCGTGGATCATTCCCGACAACCCGTGGTTCCCGTCACACGACCATCTGAGGACCCCCGTGGCGATTTTCATCGGAATCATTATCGGGCTCGTGGCGTTTTTTGCCATTCTCAGTTGTTTGCTGTGGGTGTTTCTTGGCAAGTCTCGAGAGCCCGACGAGGAGCGCGCCGCCAGCACTCCCGTCGTGGTCACCAAGCCGAAACCAAAGAGCAGGACTGATGTGCTCCGACAGGAGGCAGGGGTGAACACTCCCTTGTTAGCGGGCGGCTCTGGCAAGACGTACGCCACTGCCCCAATGAGTGTCAACCAGCCGAGGAAAAATGGCCGGGGTTTGAAGATTGGGCCGCAGCATTGA